One region of Cucurbita pepo subsp. pepo cultivar mu-cu-16 chromosome LG03, ASM280686v2, whole genome shotgun sequence genomic DNA includes:
- the LOC111791495 gene encoding arabinogalactan peptide 23, with the protein MEMKNIACAALFAAAAVTAVVASDESLSPAAAPGPSSAASAALPALGSLIGASLVSFVAYVLN; encoded by the coding sequence atggaaatgaagaacatcGCCTGCGCTGCCCTCTTCGCCGCCGCTGCAGTCACTGCAGTTGTGGCCTCCGATGAGTCTCTCTCTCCCGCTGCCGCTCCTGGGCCGAGCAGCGCCGCCTCCGCCGCTCTTCCCGCCCTTGGATCGCTTATCGGTGCGTCGCTTGTTTCCTTCGTCGCCTACGTATTGAACTGA
- the LOC111791185 gene encoding uncharacterized protein LOC111791185 — MANPSGNHHEASQPSSSFDGGNPSNGNSTHVPVADNSSSAIAMKHNPGISTDWTSDEQVTLEEGLKKYAAESSVIRYAKIAMQLPNKTVRDVALRCRWMNKKENSKRRKEEHNLSRKNKDKKERVSEPSMKSARVAARPNVPPYGMPMIPMDNDDGVSFKAIGGTTGDLLEQNAHAMNQISSNLASFQIQDNIGLFCQTRDNILKIMSDLNEMPEVMKQMPPLPVKVNDELANTILPPTAHSMQ; from the exons ATGGCTAACCCATCTGGGAACCATCACGAAGCGAGCCAACCATCGTCTTCCTTTGATGGAGGGAACCCCAGCAATGGTAATTCGACTCATGTGCCGGTGGCGGATAATTCGAGCTCGGCTATTGCTATGAAGCACAACCCAGGTATCTCGACGGATTGGACATCTGATGAGCAGGTCACACTGGAAGAAGGGCTTAAGAA ATATGCTGCAGAGTCTAGTGTTATTAGGTATGCAAAGATTGCAATGCAGCTACCGAATAAGACCGTACGAGATGTTGCTTTGCGTTGCAGATGGATGAAT aaaaaggaaaatagcaagagaaggaaggaagaacacaatttatcaagaaaaaataaagataaaaag GAAAGAGTATCGGAGCCTTCAATGAAGTCAGCACGGGTTGCAGCAAGGCCTAATGTGCCTCCTTATGGAATGCCTATGATTCCTATGGACAATGATGATGGTGTTTCATTTAaag CTATTGGTGGTACAACTGGAGATCTTCTTGAACAGAATGCACATGCCATGAATCAAATTTCTTCTAACCTTGCATCTTTTCAG ATACAAGATAATATCGGTCTCTTCTGCCAAACGCGGGATAACATCCTCAAAATAATGAGCGA CTTAAACGAAATGCCGGAAGTAATGAAGCAGATGCCGCCTCTTCCAGTGAAGGTGAACGACGAGTTAGCGAACACGATCCTTCCACCGACCGCTCATTCCATGCAATGA
- the LOC111790197 gene encoding protein NLP9-like isoform X3, whose translation MATNLSISGWGNNCAVMDPVFTSCGISSIPPTSTCPSMEGSTFPEGGSHEILPLNELGGASISMANSFTCGDEVTFQQPDTEFGVSDVSDNTNESGSNSNNVQDMDSCLISRPISWSLDERMLRALSLFKESSPGGILAQVWVPMKHGNQFYLSTTDQPYLLDQMLTGYREVSRWYTFSAEGKLGSLLGLPGRVFNSKIPEWTSNVRYYSENEYLRMEHAIGHEVYGSIALPIFSNELERSCCAVLEVVTTKEKPNFDAEIDIVSRALEIVSLRTIAPPRLYPQCLKQNQRSVLAEITDVLRAVCHAHRLPLALTWIPCCYTLQAVDEAARVRVKENDVSPKGKSVLCIEETACYVNDKATQGFVHACMEHHLEEGQGIVGKALQSNHPFFYPDVKAYNINEYPLVHHARKFGLNAAVAIRLRSTYTGADDYILEFFLPVNMKGSSEQQLLLNNLSGTMQRMCRSLRTVSKDELLGAKDPDAGFQSGMAGKSATTSRRNSQSTVTDSETRVSNSINDGTKAECPKKQQTTNGTRRQADKKRSTAEKNVSFSVLQQYFSGSLKDAAKSIGVCPTTLKRICRQHGILRWPSRKINKVNRSLGKIQTVLDSVKGVECRLKFDPTTGGLMAAGSLIPELNGQNSPLFSDNNPSIINLEPLPRDVNSVPPIPFDSQNPAVKLEMDDQRNSSRSVLIPEKEPSVCQLDCGEGSKSTGLDAASCQLSGLDVMDWDVPGNAAGCITAKKGNGLDFVENNLRSCSFGAANGVGTMWEGSDGMNEHYQPTTSSMTDSSNSSGLLIHGSSSSGQSVEERKHLQEKTSCVDSDSKIVVKASYKEDTVRFKFDPSLGYLQLYEEVGKRFKLNQGTFQLKYLDDEKEWVMLVSNSDMQECLEVMDEIGTRNVKFLVRDITCAVGSSGSSSCYLSGGS comes from the exons ATGGCGACAAACctttctatttcag GATGGGGCAACAACTGTGCAGTAATGGATCCGGTTTTTACCTCTTGTGGAATTTCGTCGATTCCGCCAACGAGTACTTGCCCTTCTATGGAGGGCTCGACTTTCCCAGAAGGGGGGAGCCATGAAATACTTCCTCTGAATGAACTTGGTGGAGCTTCCATTTCCATGGCGAATTCTTTTACCTGTGGAGATGAGGTTACGTTTCAGCAGCCAGATACTGAATTTGGGGTATCTGATGTTTCGGACAACACAAATGAATCGGGTTCGAATTCAAATAACGTCCAAGACATGGATAGTTGTCTGATTTCTAGGCCGATTAGTTGGTCACTTGATGAGAGAATGCTGAGGGCATTGTCCTTGTTTAAAGAGTCTTCACCTGGAGGTATTTTGGCTCAAGTCTGGGTGCCTATGAAGCATGGAAACCAATTCTACCTGAGCACCACCGATCAGCCGTATTTGCTCGATCAAATGCTCACTGGGTACCGTGAAGTGTCGAGATGGTATACATTCTCTGCAGAAGGGAAACTGGGTTCTCTCCTTGGGCTTCCTGGTCGTGTTTTCAATTCCAAAATTCCAGAGTGGACATCAAATGTTAGATATTACAGTGAAAATGAGTATCTGAGAATGGAACATGCAATCGGTCATGAGGTTTATGGATCAATTGCCTTACCAATATTCAGTAATGAACTTGAAAGGTCTTGCTGTGCCGTACTTGAAGTTGTTACTacaaaggaaaagcccaattTTGATGCAGAGATTGACATTGTTTCCCGAGCCCTGGAG ATTGTTAGCTTGAGAACTATTGCACCGCCTCGACTATATCCTCAG TGTTTGAAGCAGAACCAGAGATCTGTATTAGCAGAGATAACAGATGTGCTACGCGCTGTATGTCATGCACATAGGCTACCTCTGGCACTCACCTGGATTCCTTGCTGTTATACCTTGCAAGCTGTTGATGAGGCTGCTAGAGTTCGTGTGAAGGAGAACGACGTCAGCCCAAAGGGGAAATCTGTATTATGCATTGAGGAAACAGCGTGTTATGTGAATGACAAAGCAACTCAAGGATTTGTGCATGCGTGTATGGAACATCATCTTGAAGAAGGACAAGGGATAGTTGGGAAAGCTCTTCAATCTAATCATCCCTTCTTTTATCCTGACGTGAAGgcatataatattaatgagtATCCGCTGGTCCATCATGCACGCAAGTTTGGTTTGAATGCTGCCGTTGCAATCAGGCTGAGAAGCACATACACTGGTGCTGATGATTATATACTCGAATTCTTTCTACCTGTCAATATGAAAGGAAGCTCAGAACAGCAACTTTTATTGAACAATCTCTCTGGTACCATGCAAAGAATGTGCCGGAGCTTGAGAACAGTTTCAAAGGACGAATTATTGGGGGCCAAGGATCCTGATGCTGGATTCCAGAGTGGAATGGCTGGTAAGTCTGCAACTACGTCCAGGAGAAACTCACAGTCTACGGTTACAGACAGTGAAACAAGGGTATCTAACTCGATAAATGATGGAACTAAAGCCGAATGCCCTAAGAAGCAg CAGACGACTAATGGTACACGGAGGCAGGCGGACAAAAAACGTAGCACAGCTGAAAAAAACGTGAGCTTTAGTGTTCTTCAGCAATATTTTTCTGGGAGTCTCAAGGATGCAGCGAAGAGCATTGGTG TTTGCCCAACAACCCTGAAAAGAATATGCAGACAACATGGGATTCTGAGGTGGCCGTCCCGTAAAATAAACAAGGTAAACCGTTCGTTAGGGAAAATACAGACGGTTCTCGATTCTGTGAAGGGGGTGGAGTGTAGACTGAAGTTTGATCCAACTACAGGGGGTCTTATGGCAGCCGGTTCTCTTATTCCAGAGCTCAATGGGCAGAACAGTCCTCTCTTCTCTGATAACAATCCATCTATAATAAACCTCGAGCCGTTACCTCGGGATGTAAATTCAGTTCCTCCTATCCCTTTCGATAGTCAGAACCCCGCCGTGAAGTTGGAAATGGACGACCAAAGAAACTCGTCGAGGAGTGTTCTTATTCCTGAGAAGGAACCCAGTGTTTGCCAGCTTGATTGTGGTGAAGGTTCAAAGTCCACTGGGTTAGATGCTGCATCATGCCAGCTTTCTGGCCTGGATGTGATGGATTGGGATGTCCCAGGGAATGCCGCAGGTTGTATTACTGCTAAAAAAGGCAACGGATTGGATTTTGTTGAGAATAATTTGAGGTCATGCTCTTTTGGGGCTGCCAACGGGGTGGGAACCATGTGGGAAGGCAGCGATGGAATGAATGAACATTACCAGCCAACTACTTCAAGCATGACGGACTCATCAAATAGCTCTGGCTTATTGATCCACGGGAGTTCGTCCAGCGGTCAGAGCGTCGAGGAGAGGAAGCATTTGCAAGAAAAAACTAGCTGTGTTGACAGTGATTCAAAGATCGTTGTAAAAGCTTCATACAAAGAAGACACGGTTCGATTCAAGTTTGATCCGTCTTTAGGATATCTCCAACTCTACGAAGAAGTTGGCAAGAGATTCAAGTTAAACCAGGGGACATTCCAGCTCAAATACCTCGACGACGAAAAAGAATGGGTAATGCTAGTTAGCAATTCAGACATGCAGGAATGTCTTGAGGTGATGGATGAGATCGGCACCAGAAACGTGAAGTTTCTCGTACGCGATATCACATGTGCCGTGGGCAGTTCTGGCAGCAGTAGCTGCTACCTATCTGGAGGTTCATGA
- the LOC111790197 gene encoding protein NLP8-like isoform X1 translates to MENPFPSKEEGMGYWGPSRTQADALTFTDAGMRIPSPEDVLHSFSELMSFDSYAGWGNNCAVMDPVFTSCGISSIPPTSTCPSMEGSTFPEGGSHEILPLNELGGASISMANSFTCGDEVTFQQPDTEFGVSDVSDNTNESGSNSNNVQDMDSCLISRPISWSLDERMLRALSLFKESSPGGILAQVWVPMKHGNQFYLSTTDQPYLLDQMLTGYREVSRWYTFSAEGKLGSLLGLPGRVFNSKIPEWTSNVRYYSENEYLRMEHAIGHEVYGSIALPIFSNELERSCCAVLEVVTTKEKPNFDAEIDIVSRALEIVSLRTIAPPRLYPQCLKQNQRSVLAEITDVLRAVCHAHRLPLALTWIPCCYTLQAVDEAARVRVKENDVSPKGKSVLCIEETACYVNDKATQGFVHACMEHHLEEGQGIVGKALQSNHPFFYPDVKAYNINEYPLVHHARKFGLNAAVAIRLRSTYTGADDYILEFFLPVNMKGSSEQQLLLNNLSGTMQRMCRSLRTVSKDELLGAKDPDAGFQSGMAGKSATTSRRNSQSTVTDSETRVSNSINDGTKAECPKKQQTTNGTRRQADKKRSTAEKNVSFSVLQQYFSGSLKDAAKSIGVCPTTLKRICRQHGILRWPSRKINKVNRSLGKIQTVLDSVKGVECRLKFDPTTGGLMAAGSLIPELNGQNSPLFSDNNPSIINLEPLPRDVNSVPPIPFDSQNPAVKLEMDDQRNSSRSVLIPEKEPSVCQLDCGEGSKSTGLDAASCQLSGLDVMDWDVPGNAAGCITAKKGNGLDFVENNLRSCSFGAANGVGTMWEGSDGMNEHYQPTTSSMTDSSNSSGLLIHGSSSSGQSVEERKHLQEKTSCVDSDSKIVVKASYKEDTVRFKFDPSLGYLQLYEEVGKRFKLNQGTFQLKYLDDEKEWVMLVSNSDMQECLEVMDEIGTRNVKFLVRDITCAVGSSGSSSCYLSGGS, encoded by the exons ATGGAAAACCCCTTTCCATCCAAGGAGGAAGGGATGGGGTATTGGGGGCCTTCCAGAACTCAGGCCGATGCTCTGACTTTTACTGACGCTGGAATGAGGATTCCTAGTCCTGAAGATGTGCTCCACAGCTTCTCAGAGCTGATGAGTTTTGATTCTTATGCAGGATGGGGCAACAACTGTGCAGTAATGGATCCGGTTTTTACCTCTTGTGGAATTTCGTCGATTCCGCCAACGAGTACTTGCCCTTCTATGGAGGGCTCGACTTTCCCAGAAGGGGGGAGCCATGAAATACTTCCTCTGAATGAACTTGGTGGAGCTTCCATTTCCATGGCGAATTCTTTTACCTGTGGAGATGAGGTTACGTTTCAGCAGCCAGATACTGAATTTGGGGTATCTGATGTTTCGGACAACACAAATGAATCGGGTTCGAATTCAAATAACGTCCAAGACATGGATAGTTGTCTGATTTCTAGGCCGATTAGTTGGTCACTTGATGAGAGAATGCTGAGGGCATTGTCCTTGTTTAAAGAGTCTTCACCTGGAGGTATTTTGGCTCAAGTCTGGGTGCCTATGAAGCATGGAAACCAATTCTACCTGAGCACCACCGATCAGCCGTATTTGCTCGATCAAATGCTCACTGGGTACCGTGAAGTGTCGAGATGGTATACATTCTCTGCAGAAGGGAAACTGGGTTCTCTCCTTGGGCTTCCTGGTCGTGTTTTCAATTCCAAAATTCCAGAGTGGACATCAAATGTTAGATATTACAGTGAAAATGAGTATCTGAGAATGGAACATGCAATCGGTCATGAGGTTTATGGATCAATTGCCTTACCAATATTCAGTAATGAACTTGAAAGGTCTTGCTGTGCCGTACTTGAAGTTGTTACTacaaaggaaaagcccaattTTGATGCAGAGATTGACATTGTTTCCCGAGCCCTGGAG ATTGTTAGCTTGAGAACTATTGCACCGCCTCGACTATATCCTCAG TGTTTGAAGCAGAACCAGAGATCTGTATTAGCAGAGATAACAGATGTGCTACGCGCTGTATGTCATGCACATAGGCTACCTCTGGCACTCACCTGGATTCCTTGCTGTTATACCTTGCAAGCTGTTGATGAGGCTGCTAGAGTTCGTGTGAAGGAGAACGACGTCAGCCCAAAGGGGAAATCTGTATTATGCATTGAGGAAACAGCGTGTTATGTGAATGACAAAGCAACTCAAGGATTTGTGCATGCGTGTATGGAACATCATCTTGAAGAAGGACAAGGGATAGTTGGGAAAGCTCTTCAATCTAATCATCCCTTCTTTTATCCTGACGTGAAGgcatataatattaatgagtATCCGCTGGTCCATCATGCACGCAAGTTTGGTTTGAATGCTGCCGTTGCAATCAGGCTGAGAAGCACATACACTGGTGCTGATGATTATATACTCGAATTCTTTCTACCTGTCAATATGAAAGGAAGCTCAGAACAGCAACTTTTATTGAACAATCTCTCTGGTACCATGCAAAGAATGTGCCGGAGCTTGAGAACAGTTTCAAAGGACGAATTATTGGGGGCCAAGGATCCTGATGCTGGATTCCAGAGTGGAATGGCTGGTAAGTCTGCAACTACGTCCAGGAGAAACTCACAGTCTACGGTTACAGACAGTGAAACAAGGGTATCTAACTCGATAAATGATGGAACTAAAGCCGAATGCCCTAAGAAGCAg CAGACGACTAATGGTACACGGAGGCAGGCGGACAAAAAACGTAGCACAGCTGAAAAAAACGTGAGCTTTAGTGTTCTTCAGCAATATTTTTCTGGGAGTCTCAAGGATGCAGCGAAGAGCATTGGTG TTTGCCCAACAACCCTGAAAAGAATATGCAGACAACATGGGATTCTGAGGTGGCCGTCCCGTAAAATAAACAAGGTAAACCGTTCGTTAGGGAAAATACAGACGGTTCTCGATTCTGTGAAGGGGGTGGAGTGTAGACTGAAGTTTGATCCAACTACAGGGGGTCTTATGGCAGCCGGTTCTCTTATTCCAGAGCTCAATGGGCAGAACAGTCCTCTCTTCTCTGATAACAATCCATCTATAATAAACCTCGAGCCGTTACCTCGGGATGTAAATTCAGTTCCTCCTATCCCTTTCGATAGTCAGAACCCCGCCGTGAAGTTGGAAATGGACGACCAAAGAAACTCGTCGAGGAGTGTTCTTATTCCTGAGAAGGAACCCAGTGTTTGCCAGCTTGATTGTGGTGAAGGTTCAAAGTCCACTGGGTTAGATGCTGCATCATGCCAGCTTTCTGGCCTGGATGTGATGGATTGGGATGTCCCAGGGAATGCCGCAGGTTGTATTACTGCTAAAAAAGGCAACGGATTGGATTTTGTTGAGAATAATTTGAGGTCATGCTCTTTTGGGGCTGCCAACGGGGTGGGAACCATGTGGGAAGGCAGCGATGGAATGAATGAACATTACCAGCCAACTACTTCAAGCATGACGGACTCATCAAATAGCTCTGGCTTATTGATCCACGGGAGTTCGTCCAGCGGTCAGAGCGTCGAGGAGAGGAAGCATTTGCAAGAAAAAACTAGCTGTGTTGACAGTGATTCAAAGATCGTTGTAAAAGCTTCATACAAAGAAGACACGGTTCGATTCAAGTTTGATCCGTCTTTAGGATATCTCCAACTCTACGAAGAAGTTGGCAAGAGATTCAAGTTAAACCAGGGGACATTCCAGCTCAAATACCTCGACGACGAAAAAGAATGGGTAATGCTAGTTAGCAATTCAGACATGCAGGAATGTCTTGAGGTGATGGATGAGATCGGCACCAGAAACGTGAAGTTTCTCGTACGCGATATCACATGTGCCGTGGGCAGTTCTGGCAGCAGTAGCTGCTACCTATCTGGAGGTTCATGA
- the LOC111790197 gene encoding protein NLP9-like isoform X2, which produces MENPFPSKEEGMGYWGPSRTQADALTFTDAGMRIPSPEDVLHSFSELMSFDSYAGWGNNCAVMDPVFTSCGISSIPPTSTCPSMEGSTFPEGGSHEILPLNELGGASISMANSFTCGDEVTFQQPDTEFGVSDVSDNTNESGSNSNNVQDMDSCLISRPISWSLDERMLRALSLFKESSPGGILAQVWVPMKHGNQFYLSTTDQPYLLDQMLTGYREVSRWYTFSAEGKLGSLLGLPGRVFNSKIPEWTSNVRYYSENEYLRMEHAIGHEVYGSIALPIFSNELERSCCAVLEVVTTKEKPNFDAEIDIVSRALEIVSLRTIAPPRLYPQCLKQNQRSVLAEITDVLRAVCHAHRLPLALTWIPCCYTLQAVDEAARVRVKENDVSPKGKSVLCIEETACYVNDKATQGFVHACMEHHLEEGQGIVGKALQSNHPFFYPDVKAYNINEYPLVHHARKFGLNAAVAIRLRSTYTGADDYILEFFLPVNMKGSSEQQLLLNNLSGTMQRMCRSLRTVSKDELLGAKDPDAGFQSGMAGKSATTSRRNSQSTVTDSETRVSNSINDGTKAECPKKQTTNGTRRQADKKRSTAEKNVSFSVLQQYFSGSLKDAAKSIGVCPTTLKRICRQHGILRWPSRKINKVNRSLGKIQTVLDSVKGVECRLKFDPTTGGLMAAGSLIPELNGQNSPLFSDNNPSIINLEPLPRDVNSVPPIPFDSQNPAVKLEMDDQRNSSRSVLIPEKEPSVCQLDCGEGSKSTGLDAASCQLSGLDVMDWDVPGNAAGCITAKKGNGLDFVENNLRSCSFGAANGVGTMWEGSDGMNEHYQPTTSSMTDSSNSSGLLIHGSSSSGQSVEERKHLQEKTSCVDSDSKIVVKASYKEDTVRFKFDPSLGYLQLYEEVGKRFKLNQGTFQLKYLDDEKEWVMLVSNSDMQECLEVMDEIGTRNVKFLVRDITCAVGSSGSSSCYLSGGS; this is translated from the exons ATGGAAAACCCCTTTCCATCCAAGGAGGAAGGGATGGGGTATTGGGGGCCTTCCAGAACTCAGGCCGATGCTCTGACTTTTACTGACGCTGGAATGAGGATTCCTAGTCCTGAAGATGTGCTCCACAGCTTCTCAGAGCTGATGAGTTTTGATTCTTATGCAGGATGGGGCAACAACTGTGCAGTAATGGATCCGGTTTTTACCTCTTGTGGAATTTCGTCGATTCCGCCAACGAGTACTTGCCCTTCTATGGAGGGCTCGACTTTCCCAGAAGGGGGGAGCCATGAAATACTTCCTCTGAATGAACTTGGTGGAGCTTCCATTTCCATGGCGAATTCTTTTACCTGTGGAGATGAGGTTACGTTTCAGCAGCCAGATACTGAATTTGGGGTATCTGATGTTTCGGACAACACAAATGAATCGGGTTCGAATTCAAATAACGTCCAAGACATGGATAGTTGTCTGATTTCTAGGCCGATTAGTTGGTCACTTGATGAGAGAATGCTGAGGGCATTGTCCTTGTTTAAAGAGTCTTCACCTGGAGGTATTTTGGCTCAAGTCTGGGTGCCTATGAAGCATGGAAACCAATTCTACCTGAGCACCACCGATCAGCCGTATTTGCTCGATCAAATGCTCACTGGGTACCGTGAAGTGTCGAGATGGTATACATTCTCTGCAGAAGGGAAACTGGGTTCTCTCCTTGGGCTTCCTGGTCGTGTTTTCAATTCCAAAATTCCAGAGTGGACATCAAATGTTAGATATTACAGTGAAAATGAGTATCTGAGAATGGAACATGCAATCGGTCATGAGGTTTATGGATCAATTGCCTTACCAATATTCAGTAATGAACTTGAAAGGTCTTGCTGTGCCGTACTTGAAGTTGTTACTacaaaggaaaagcccaattTTGATGCAGAGATTGACATTGTTTCCCGAGCCCTGGAG ATTGTTAGCTTGAGAACTATTGCACCGCCTCGACTATATCCTCAG TGTTTGAAGCAGAACCAGAGATCTGTATTAGCAGAGATAACAGATGTGCTACGCGCTGTATGTCATGCACATAGGCTACCTCTGGCACTCACCTGGATTCCTTGCTGTTATACCTTGCAAGCTGTTGATGAGGCTGCTAGAGTTCGTGTGAAGGAGAACGACGTCAGCCCAAAGGGGAAATCTGTATTATGCATTGAGGAAACAGCGTGTTATGTGAATGACAAAGCAACTCAAGGATTTGTGCATGCGTGTATGGAACATCATCTTGAAGAAGGACAAGGGATAGTTGGGAAAGCTCTTCAATCTAATCATCCCTTCTTTTATCCTGACGTGAAGgcatataatattaatgagtATCCGCTGGTCCATCATGCACGCAAGTTTGGTTTGAATGCTGCCGTTGCAATCAGGCTGAGAAGCACATACACTGGTGCTGATGATTATATACTCGAATTCTTTCTACCTGTCAATATGAAAGGAAGCTCAGAACAGCAACTTTTATTGAACAATCTCTCTGGTACCATGCAAAGAATGTGCCGGAGCTTGAGAACAGTTTCAAAGGACGAATTATTGGGGGCCAAGGATCCTGATGCTGGATTCCAGAGTGGAATGGCTGGTAAGTCTGCAACTACGTCCAGGAGAAACTCACAGTCTACGGTTACAGACAGTGAAACAAGGGTATCTAACTCGATAAATGATGGAACTAAAGCCGAATGCCCTAAGAAGCAg ACGACTAATGGTACACGGAGGCAGGCGGACAAAAAACGTAGCACAGCTGAAAAAAACGTGAGCTTTAGTGTTCTTCAGCAATATTTTTCTGGGAGTCTCAAGGATGCAGCGAAGAGCATTGGTG TTTGCCCAACAACCCTGAAAAGAATATGCAGACAACATGGGATTCTGAGGTGGCCGTCCCGTAAAATAAACAAGGTAAACCGTTCGTTAGGGAAAATACAGACGGTTCTCGATTCTGTGAAGGGGGTGGAGTGTAGACTGAAGTTTGATCCAACTACAGGGGGTCTTATGGCAGCCGGTTCTCTTATTCCAGAGCTCAATGGGCAGAACAGTCCTCTCTTCTCTGATAACAATCCATCTATAATAAACCTCGAGCCGTTACCTCGGGATGTAAATTCAGTTCCTCCTATCCCTTTCGATAGTCAGAACCCCGCCGTGAAGTTGGAAATGGACGACCAAAGAAACTCGTCGAGGAGTGTTCTTATTCCTGAGAAGGAACCCAGTGTTTGCCAGCTTGATTGTGGTGAAGGTTCAAAGTCCACTGGGTTAGATGCTGCATCATGCCAGCTTTCTGGCCTGGATGTGATGGATTGGGATGTCCCAGGGAATGCCGCAGGTTGTATTACTGCTAAAAAAGGCAACGGATTGGATTTTGTTGAGAATAATTTGAGGTCATGCTCTTTTGGGGCTGCCAACGGGGTGGGAACCATGTGGGAAGGCAGCGATGGAATGAATGAACATTACCAGCCAACTACTTCAAGCATGACGGACTCATCAAATAGCTCTGGCTTATTGATCCACGGGAGTTCGTCCAGCGGTCAGAGCGTCGAGGAGAGGAAGCATTTGCAAGAAAAAACTAGCTGTGTTGACAGTGATTCAAAGATCGTTGTAAAAGCTTCATACAAAGAAGACACGGTTCGATTCAAGTTTGATCCGTCTTTAGGATATCTCCAACTCTACGAAGAAGTTGGCAAGAGATTCAAGTTAAACCAGGGGACATTCCAGCTCAAATACCTCGACGACGAAAAAGAATGGGTAATGCTAGTTAGCAATTCAGACATGCAGGAATGTCTTGAGGTGATGGATGAGATCGGCACCAGAAACGTGAAGTTTCTCGTACGCGATATCACATGTGCCGTGGGCAGTTCTGGCAGCAGTAGCTGCTACCTATCTGGAGGTTCATGA
- the LOC111791210 gene encoding peroxisomal membrane protein 13, with translation MDSKPQPAASNPPPKPWERVGGSSGPAPFRPPSAGNTSDVVEASGTAKPGEIVSSSDSTAAINRNSLGRPVPTRPWEQNYGNTSYGGGGAYGSTMNNSLYGSGMYGSSSYGGGMYGGGMYGNNSMYRGGYGGLYGSSGMYGSSGMYGGGMYNSGGLGGPMGGYGMGMGGPYGGQDPNDPYGPPSSPPGFWMSFLRVMHGVVNFFGRISILIDQNTQAFHMFMTALLQLFDRSGMLYGELARFVLRLLGIKTKPRKVQNVGPDGLPLPGAPHPHQGQNSIEGPKASPDVPWDNVWGNGSQ, from the exons ATGGATTCTAAGCCTCAGCCTGCAG CTTCTAATCCTCCCCCGAAACCCTGGGAACGAGTAGGGGGATCATCAGGTCCAGCACCTTTTAGACCCCCATCAGCTGGCAATACAAGCGACGTTGTAGAGGCTTCGGGGACTGCAAAACCTGGGGAAATTGTTTCTAGTTCTGATAGTACTGCTGCTATTAATAGGAACTCACTTGGCAGGCCTGTTCCAACACGGCCTTGGGAGCAAAACTATGGGAATACCAGctatggaggaggaggag CTTATGGTTCAACTATGAATAATTCTCTCTACGGTTCTGGAATGTATGGTTCGTCTTCTTATGGTGGAGGAATGTATGGTGGTGGAATGTATGGAAACAACAGCATGTATAGAGGAGGTTATGGTGGGCTTTATGGATCTTCTGGTATGTACGGAAGTAGCGGTATGTATGGAGGTGGAATGTATAACAGTGGCGGTCTTGGAGGTCCGATGGGTGGCTATGGAATGGGGATGGGTGGTCCTTATGGTGGTCAAGATCCAAATGACCCGTACGGTCCTCCCTCATCTCCTCCAGGATTTTGGATGTCATTTCTGCGAGTG ATGCATGGTGTCGTGAACTTCTTTGGTCGAATATCTATTCTTATTGACCAGAACACACAGGCATTCCATATGTTCATGACTGCACTACTTCAG CTTTTCGACCGCTCTGGTATGTTATATGGAGAGCTTGCTAGATTCGTCTTGAGACTGCTTGGgattaaaacaaaacctaGGAAGGTTCAAAATGTGGGTCCTGATGGGCTTCCTCTTCCTGGAGCCCCCCATCCCCATCAAGGCCAGAACTCGATCGAGGGACCGAAGGCCTCTCCTGATGTTCCATGGGATAATGTTTGGGGGAATGGTTCCCAGTAA